The following are encoded in a window of Centroberyx gerrardi isolate f3 chromosome 1, fCenGer3.hap1.cur.20231027, whole genome shotgun sequence genomic DNA:
- the znf821 gene encoding zinc finger protein 821 isoform X2, producing MSRRKQTNPFKVNWPFHTSGIAGLQHTINMDGRDEFTEDSECHSNNSQEFHGQDSISDSDSDLDNHGEDSSSNTSADDHMTTKRTQCRLQGAGVKEESEEGGDQGNFVCPLCTLDFSSPEKLISHVYQHTSMMSNTKSYVCPVCGRALSSPGSLGRHLLIHSEDRLSNCAVCGAHFTDTNNFNREKLKEALDTSMEVEDGRDSCSMSLSSSPMSNPGPGPRSCQGPGPSPCQGPRPCQGPGPISSQCHGPRPCHGQGPGSGPCSGPGPCSGSDQGPSFPSLPDSLLSGGPSLASIPDALNSSSAGLPPIPDILSPMPVYPAGVLLVCNSCVAYQQLVDAQSPMRKWALRRKNEPLEARMQRLERERTAKKTKRACETEEERGMRRLRDREAKRMQRMQETEEQRARRLQRDREAMRLKRANETPEKRQARLIREREAKRIKRRLEKIDPSLRTQIEHDPAAMAALTADMSLFQFPCPMPVPSIDNGLFMKLP from the exons GGCCATTCCACACTTCAGGCATCGCAGGCCTTCAGCACACTATTAACATGGATGGCAGGGACGAATTCACCGAGGACAGCGAATGCCACAGCAACAACTCCCAGGAATTCCACGGGCAGGATAGCATCTCAG ACAGCGATAGTGACCTCGACAACCACGGTGAAGACTCCTCCTCCAACACCTCCGCTGACGACCACATGACCACCAAGAGAACGCAGTGCCGCCTACAAGGAGCGGGAGTCAAGGAG GAGAGCGAGGAGGGGGGAGACCAAGGCAACTTTGTTTGTCCTCTCTGCACACTGGATTTCAGCAGCCCGGAGAAGCTCATCTCTCATGTCTACCAG CACACGTCTATGATGAGCAACACCAAGAGCTATGTGTGCCCAGTGTGTGGGCGAGCCCTGAGTTCGCCTGGCTCCCTTGGACGGCATCTTCTCATCCACTCTGAGGACCGCCTCTCCAACTGCGCTGTCTGTGGCGCACACTTCACAGACACCAACAACTTTAACAG GGAGAAGCTTAAAGAGGCTCTCGACACAAGTATGGAGGTTGAGGATGGAAGGGACTCGTGTTCCATGTCCCTTTCCAGCAGCCCCATGTCCAATCCTGGCCCTGGCCCTCGCTCCTGCCAAGGACCAGGCCCCAGCCCGTGTCAAGGCCCTCGCCCGTGCCAAGGACCAGGCCCCATCTCTAGCCAGTGTCACGGTCCCAGACCGTGTCACGGCCAAGGCCCGGGATCCGGACCGTGCTCAGGCCCAGGACCGTGTTCAGGCTCTGACCAAGGACCCTCGTTCCCCTCGCTGCCAGACAGTCTCCTCTCTGGCGGCCCGTCACTCGCGTCTATCCCTGATGCTCTCAATTCCTCCTCCGCAGGCCTGCCTCCTATCCCAGACATCCTCAGCCCCATGCCGGTGTATCCTGCTGGGGTGCTGCTGGTATGTAACAGCTGTGTGGCCTACCAGCAACTAGTGGACGCCCAGTCGCCCATGCGAAAATGGGCTCTGCGTAGGAAGAACGAGCCCCTGGAGGCTCGCATGCAGCGTCTGGAGCGCGAGCGCACGGCAAAGAAGACCAAGCGGGCGTGCGAGACGGAAGAGGAGCGGGGAATGAGGAGGCTGCGGGACCGCGAGGCCAAGCGCATGCAAAGGATGCAAGAGACGGAGGAGCAGCGGGCGCGcaggctgcagagagacagggaggccATGCGTCTGAAGAGGGCCAACGAGACGCCCGAGAAGAGGCAGGCCAGGCTGATCCGCGAGAGGGAGGCCAAGAGGATCAAGCGGCGGCTGGAGAAGATTGACCCTTCTCTGAGGACACAGATAGAGCACGACCCGGCCGCTATGGCCGCCCTCACCGCAGACATGAGTCTCTTTCAGTTCCCCTGCCCCATGCCTGTCCCTTCCATTGATAACGGTCTATTCATGAAGCTGCCGTAA
- the znf821 gene encoding zinc finger protein 821 isoform X1, which yields MSRRKQTNPFKVNWPFHTSGIAGLQHTINMDGRDEFTEDSECHSNNSQEFHGQDSISEDSDSDLDNHGEDSSSNTSADDHMTTKRTQCRLQGAGVKEESEEGGDQGNFVCPLCTLDFSSPEKLISHVYQHTSMMSNTKSYVCPVCGRALSSPGSLGRHLLIHSEDRLSNCAVCGAHFTDTNNFNREKLKEALDTSMEVEDGRDSCSMSLSSSPMSNPGPGPRSCQGPGPSPCQGPRPCQGPGPISSQCHGPRPCHGQGPGSGPCSGPGPCSGSDQGPSFPSLPDSLLSGGPSLASIPDALNSSSAGLPPIPDILSPMPVYPAGVLLVCNSCVAYQQLVDAQSPMRKWALRRKNEPLEARMQRLERERTAKKTKRACETEEERGMRRLRDREAKRMQRMQETEEQRARRLQRDREAMRLKRANETPEKRQARLIREREAKRIKRRLEKIDPSLRTQIEHDPAAMAALTADMSLFQFPCPMPVPSIDNGLFMKLP from the exons GGCCATTCCACACTTCAGGCATCGCAGGCCTTCAGCACACTATTAACATGGATGGCAGGGACGAATTCACCGAGGACAGCGAATGCCACAGCAACAACTCCCAGGAATTCCACGGGCAGGATAGCATCTCAG AAGACAGCGATAGTGACCTCGACAACCACGGTGAAGACTCCTCCTCCAACACCTCCGCTGACGACCACATGACCACCAAGAGAACGCAGTGCCGCCTACAAGGAGCGGGAGTCAAGGAG GAGAGCGAGGAGGGGGGAGACCAAGGCAACTTTGTTTGTCCTCTCTGCACACTGGATTTCAGCAGCCCGGAGAAGCTCATCTCTCATGTCTACCAG CACACGTCTATGATGAGCAACACCAAGAGCTATGTGTGCCCAGTGTGTGGGCGAGCCCTGAGTTCGCCTGGCTCCCTTGGACGGCATCTTCTCATCCACTCTGAGGACCGCCTCTCCAACTGCGCTGTCTGTGGCGCACACTTCACAGACACCAACAACTTTAACAG GGAGAAGCTTAAAGAGGCTCTCGACACAAGTATGGAGGTTGAGGATGGAAGGGACTCGTGTTCCATGTCCCTTTCCAGCAGCCCCATGTCCAATCCTGGCCCTGGCCCTCGCTCCTGCCAAGGACCAGGCCCCAGCCCGTGTCAAGGCCCTCGCCCGTGCCAAGGACCAGGCCCCATCTCTAGCCAGTGTCACGGTCCCAGACCGTGTCACGGCCAAGGCCCGGGATCCGGACCGTGCTCAGGCCCAGGACCGTGTTCAGGCTCTGACCAAGGACCCTCGTTCCCCTCGCTGCCAGACAGTCTCCTCTCTGGCGGCCCGTCACTCGCGTCTATCCCTGATGCTCTCAATTCCTCCTCCGCAGGCCTGCCTCCTATCCCAGACATCCTCAGCCCCATGCCGGTGTATCCTGCTGGGGTGCTGCTGGTATGTAACAGCTGTGTGGCCTACCAGCAACTAGTGGACGCCCAGTCGCCCATGCGAAAATGGGCTCTGCGTAGGAAGAACGAGCCCCTGGAGGCTCGCATGCAGCGTCTGGAGCGCGAGCGCACGGCAAAGAAGACCAAGCGGGCGTGCGAGACGGAAGAGGAGCGGGGAATGAGGAGGCTGCGGGACCGCGAGGCCAAGCGCATGCAAAGGATGCAAGAGACGGAGGAGCAGCGGGCGCGcaggctgcagagagacagggaggccATGCGTCTGAAGAGGGCCAACGAGACGCCCGAGAAGAGGCAGGCCAGGCTGATCCGCGAGAGGGAGGCCAAGAGGATCAAGCGGCGGCTGGAGAAGATTGACCCTTCTCTGAGGACACAGATAGAGCACGACCCGGCCGCTATGGCCGCCCTCACCGCAGACATGAGTCTCTTTCAGTTCCCCTGCCCCATGCCTGTCCCTTCCATTGATAACGGTCTATTCATGAAGCTGCCGTAA
- the znf821 gene encoding zinc finger protein 821 isoform X3 produces MGPFHTSGIAGLQHTINMDGRDEFTEDSECHSNNSQEFHGQDSISEDSDSDLDNHGEDSSSNTSADDHMTTKRTQCRLQGAGVKEESEEGGDQGNFVCPLCTLDFSSPEKLISHVYQHTSMMSNTKSYVCPVCGRALSSPGSLGRHLLIHSEDRLSNCAVCGAHFTDTNNFNREKLKEALDTSMEVEDGRDSCSMSLSSSPMSNPGPGPRSCQGPGPSPCQGPRPCQGPGPISSQCHGPRPCHGQGPGSGPCSGPGPCSGSDQGPSFPSLPDSLLSGGPSLASIPDALNSSSAGLPPIPDILSPMPVYPAGVLLVCNSCVAYQQLVDAQSPMRKWALRRKNEPLEARMQRLERERTAKKTKRACETEEERGMRRLRDREAKRMQRMQETEEQRARRLQRDREAMRLKRANETPEKRQARLIREREAKRIKRRLEKIDPSLRTQIEHDPAAMAALTADMSLFQFPCPMPVPSIDNGLFMKLP; encoded by the exons GGCCATTCCACACTTCAGGCATCGCAGGCCTTCAGCACACTATTAACATGGATGGCAGGGACGAATTCACCGAGGACAGCGAATGCCACAGCAACAACTCCCAGGAATTCCACGGGCAGGATAGCATCTCAG AAGACAGCGATAGTGACCTCGACAACCACGGTGAAGACTCCTCCTCCAACACCTCCGCTGACGACCACATGACCACCAAGAGAACGCAGTGCCGCCTACAAGGAGCGGGAGTCAAGGAG GAGAGCGAGGAGGGGGGAGACCAAGGCAACTTTGTTTGTCCTCTCTGCACACTGGATTTCAGCAGCCCGGAGAAGCTCATCTCTCATGTCTACCAG CACACGTCTATGATGAGCAACACCAAGAGCTATGTGTGCCCAGTGTGTGGGCGAGCCCTGAGTTCGCCTGGCTCCCTTGGACGGCATCTTCTCATCCACTCTGAGGACCGCCTCTCCAACTGCGCTGTCTGTGGCGCACACTTCACAGACACCAACAACTTTAACAG GGAGAAGCTTAAAGAGGCTCTCGACACAAGTATGGAGGTTGAGGATGGAAGGGACTCGTGTTCCATGTCCCTTTCCAGCAGCCCCATGTCCAATCCTGGCCCTGGCCCTCGCTCCTGCCAAGGACCAGGCCCCAGCCCGTGTCAAGGCCCTCGCCCGTGCCAAGGACCAGGCCCCATCTCTAGCCAGTGTCACGGTCCCAGACCGTGTCACGGCCAAGGCCCGGGATCCGGACCGTGCTCAGGCCCAGGACCGTGTTCAGGCTCTGACCAAGGACCCTCGTTCCCCTCGCTGCCAGACAGTCTCCTCTCTGGCGGCCCGTCACTCGCGTCTATCCCTGATGCTCTCAATTCCTCCTCCGCAGGCCTGCCTCCTATCCCAGACATCCTCAGCCCCATGCCGGTGTATCCTGCTGGGGTGCTGCTGGTATGTAACAGCTGTGTGGCCTACCAGCAACTAGTGGACGCCCAGTCGCCCATGCGAAAATGGGCTCTGCGTAGGAAGAACGAGCCCCTGGAGGCTCGCATGCAGCGTCTGGAGCGCGAGCGCACGGCAAAGAAGACCAAGCGGGCGTGCGAGACGGAAGAGGAGCGGGGAATGAGGAGGCTGCGGGACCGCGAGGCCAAGCGCATGCAAAGGATGCAAGAGACGGAGGAGCAGCGGGCGCGcaggctgcagagagacagggaggccATGCGTCTGAAGAGGGCCAACGAGACGCCCGAGAAGAGGCAGGCCAGGCTGATCCGCGAGAGGGAGGCCAAGAGGATCAAGCGGCGGCTGGAGAAGATTGACCCTTCTCTGAGGACACAGATAGAGCACGACCCGGCCGCTATGGCCGCCCTCACCGCAGACATGAGTCTCTTTCAGTTCCCCTGCCCCATGCCTGTCCCTTCCATTGATAACGGTCTATTCATGAAGCTGCCGTAA